In Streptomyces chartreusis, the following proteins share a genomic window:
- the nucS gene encoding endonuclease NucS has translation MRLVIARCSVDYAGRLTAHLPSAPRLILVKADGSVSIHADDRAYKPLNWMSPPCTLKEGDGEQQDVWTVTNKAGEKLIITMEEILHDSSHELGVDPGLIKDGVEAHLQELLADRIETLGEGYTLIRREYMTAIGPVDILCRDAEGATVAVEIKRRGEIDGVEQLTRYLELLNRDPHLAPVRGIFAAQEIKPQARVLATDRGIGCQVLDYDAMRGIEDDKLRLF, from the coding sequence ATGCGTCTCGTCATTGCCCGATGCTCCGTCGACTACGCGGGCCGGCTCACCGCCCATCTGCCCTCGGCGCCCCGTCTGATCCTGGTCAAGGCGGACGGCAGCGTCTCGATCCACGCGGACGACCGGGCCTACAAGCCCCTCAACTGGATGTCGCCGCCCTGCACTCTGAAGGAGGGGGACGGCGAGCAGCAGGACGTCTGGACGGTCACCAACAAAGCGGGCGAGAAGCTGATCATCACGATGGAGGAAATCCTCCACGATTCGTCCCACGAACTGGGTGTGGACCCCGGTCTGATCAAGGACGGCGTGGAAGCGCACCTCCAGGAACTCCTCGCCGACCGCATCGAGACGCTGGGCGAGGGCTACACGCTCATCCGCCGCGAGTACATGACGGCCATCGGGCCGGTCGACATCCTGTGCCGGGACGCGGAGGGCGCGACGGTCGCGGTCGAGATCAAGCGGCGCGGTGAGATCGACGGTGTGGAACAGCTCACGCGCTACCTGGAGTTGCTGAACCGCGACCCGCATCTCGCCCCGGTGCGCGGCATCTTCGCGGCCCAGGAGATCAAGCCCCAGGCCCGAGTGCTCGCCACGGACCGCGGCATCGGCTGCCAGGTCCTGGACTACGACGCGATGCGCGGCATCGAGGACGACAAGCTGCGGCTGTTCTAG
- a CDS encoding ATP/GTP-binding protein: protein MSPRRNRPKDSGPSGHSAEDDRPGRYGGWQSAESWDGEEWNVRHVAGASAQGKAYRCPGCEQMIPDGVPHVVAWPDHAGVDDRRHWHKACWNAKDRRTTRVQRSRNAPRF, encoded by the coding sequence GTGTCCCCGCGTCGCAATCGACCCAAGGACTCCGGCCCGTCCGGCCACAGCGCCGAGGACGACCGTCCCGGCCGCTACGGCGGCTGGCAGTCCGCGGAGAGCTGGGACGGCGAGGAGTGGAACGTACGGCATGTGGCGGGTGCGAGTGCGCAGGGCAAGGCGTACCGCTGCCCGGGCTGCGAGCAGATGATCCCGGACGGCGTCCCGCACGTCGTCGCCTGGCCCGACCACGCGGGCGTGGACGACCGGCGCCACTGGCACAAGGCGTGCTGGAACGCGAAGGACCGCCGCACCACACGGGTGCAGCGGTCCAGGAACGCGCCGAGGTTCTAG
- a CDS encoding ABC transporter permease, which yields MLLHDTALIYGRYLRQSLRSRFALLFGVLMPLLYLLFFGPLLTDLPLGGRGSSWQVLVPGLLLQLGLFGASFAGFSIIIEKGQGVVERMRVTPVSRLALLLGRVLRDATVFVFQAVLLVLAALAMGLRAPLPGVLIGFAFVALLTVSLASLSYALAMKVRTPQEFGPAINAMTMPMMLLSGLMLPMTLGPRWLDVLSHFIPFRYLVDAVRDAYVGSYATAHMLYGALVAVAFAALAVTVGTRVFRTAGA from the coding sequence ATGCTGCTGCACGACACGGCCCTCATCTACGGCCGCTATCTCCGCCAGTCCCTGCGCTCCAGGTTCGCCCTGCTCTTCGGCGTGCTGATGCCGCTGCTGTACCTGCTGTTCTTCGGTCCGCTGCTGACGGATCTGCCGCTGGGCGGCCGGGGCAGCTCCTGGCAGGTGCTGGTCCCCGGGCTGCTGCTCCAACTCGGCCTGTTCGGGGCGTCGTTCGCCGGGTTCTCGATCATCATCGAGAAGGGCCAGGGGGTGGTGGAGCGGATGCGGGTGACGCCGGTCAGCCGCCTCGCCCTGCTGCTGGGACGCGTGCTGCGGGACGCCACGGTGTTCGTCTTCCAGGCGGTGCTGCTGGTCCTGGCCGCGCTGGCGATGGGCCTGAGAGCCCCGCTGCCGGGCGTCCTGATCGGCTTCGCGTTCGTCGCACTGCTGACGGTGTCACTGGCCTCGCTGTCGTACGCGCTCGCCATGAAGGTCCGCACCCCGCAGGAGTTCGGGCCGGCGATCAACGCCATGACGATGCCGATGATGCTGCTGTCGGGCCTGATGCTCCCGATGACACTAGGACCGAGGTGGCTTGACGTCCTGTCCCACTTCATACCGTTCCGCTATCTGGTGGACGCGGTGCGGGACGCGTACGTCGGCTCCTACGCCACGGCGCACATGCTGTACGGCGCCCTGGTCGCCGTCGCCTTCGCCGCGCTCGCCGTGACGGTCGGCACACGCGTCTTCCGAACGGCCGGTGCGTAA
- a CDS encoding ABC transporter permease subunit, whose translation MSTPQPPMPQTAAPNWQAAPGTPYPTYTSPIPVVRTHLGHALASEWTKIRSVRSTMWTLGVFVVLVIGIGLSVAALIAGNASEESLSGESPLSFGFFGLLLGSICIITLGVLTTASEYGTGMIRTTMTACPTRGRVLAAKSIVFFVVAFVVTLASAVLVALADVAFLEGSREPTGEEWLKGTVGISFYIALLGLLSLVVGSIIRHSAGAITIMIGVLLAPLVIALFMFAESLKDLQQALFEYSIPNQLSVFYAQSLSESGPSGWDPLWIMLGVTAAAFAGAWALLEKRDV comes from the coding sequence ATGAGCACGCCCCAGCCCCCGATGCCGCAGACCGCCGCACCGAACTGGCAGGCGGCGCCCGGCACCCCGTACCCGACGTACACCTCCCCGATCCCCGTGGTGCGCACGCACCTCGGGCACGCGCTCGCCTCGGAGTGGACGAAGATCCGCTCGGTGCGCTCCACGATGTGGACGCTCGGGGTGTTCGTGGTGCTCGTGATCGGCATCGGCCTCTCGGTCGCCGCGCTGATCGCAGGCAACGCCTCGGAGGAGAGCCTCTCCGGCGAGAGCCCGCTGTCGTTCGGCTTCTTCGGACTGCTGCTCGGCAGCATCTGCATCATCACGCTCGGCGTGCTGACCACCGCCTCGGAGTACGGCACCGGCATGATCCGCACCACGATGACCGCGTGCCCGACGCGTGGCCGGGTGCTGGCGGCCAAGTCGATCGTGTTCTTCGTGGTCGCGTTCGTGGTGACGCTGGCGTCGGCCGTCCTGGTCGCCCTCGCGGACGTGGCGTTCCTGGAGGGTTCCCGGGAGCCGACCGGCGAGGAGTGGCTGAAGGGCACCGTCGGCATCTCGTTCTACATCGCGCTGCTCGGGCTGCTCTCGCTCGTCGTCGGCTCGATCATCCGGCACTCGGCGGGCGCGATCACGATCATGATCGGTGTCCTGCTGGCCCCGCTGGTCATCGCGCTCTTCATGTTCGCGGAGTCGCTGAAGGACCTTCAGCAGGCGCTGTTCGAGTACTCCATCCCGAACCAGCTGAGCGTCTTCTACGCCCAGTCCCTCTCCGAGTCCGGCCCGTCCGGCTGGGACCCGCTGTGGATCATGCTCGGCGTCACGGCCGCCGCGTTCGCCGGCGCCTGGGCGCTGCTGGAGAAGCGCGACGTGTGA
- a CDS encoding STAS domain-containing protein, which yields MHIRGDHAELVVGGRLDVRSAADARTVLHSAVDDGVGDLVLDLSELEFWDATGLGVIMGAHRRAGRCGRRLVLRGVPPQMQRLLVATRLHRILAIEGGIGVESLPRV from the coding sequence ATGCACATCAGGGGCGACCACGCCGAACTGGTCGTCGGGGGCCGCCTCGACGTCCGCAGCGCGGCGGACGCCCGTACGGTCCTGCACTCGGCCGTCGACGACGGAGTCGGCGATCTGGTGCTCGACCTGTCCGAGCTGGAGTTCTGGGACGCCACCGGACTCGGGGTGATCATGGGGGCCCATCGGCGGGCCGGCCGCTGCGGCCGGCGCCTGGTGCTGCGCGGCGTGCCGCCGCAGATGCAGCGCCTGCTGGTGGCCACCCGGCTGCACCGGATCCTGGCGATCGAGGGCGGCATCGGGGTGGAGTCCCTGCCCCGGGTGTGA
- a CDS encoding ATP-binding protein codes for MDPNTRGPEEYGHDADGQSSRPRPPRDPLTPDFGQHSPALARTVQLVSGDYLLTVNPVDGSEIEICPPAERPGRPEKLTPAERAEADRAAKPPVPPGPTRPAEPLLARQDEREQLVRMLARGRSVRLVGARGAGRTSLLDLVAEDCVDLAPDGVVRLTGFHRAPADLLYDLFYSVYGAPLYRPERDELLSCVREIGAVVVLDDIEFGGAALEELLDATPECAFLLSATPQVPAPSADSGIEEVALEGLDRAASVDLLERGIGRVLTEDEANWAGDLWFESEGLPLRFVQAGALLRQRDRLRAGADAVDEYGVFEDAPPSDAPFDTPVEAEGGEETPLPSLGEAAGPAQLLASRLSTSARTTLRFAVALGGEVPHQAHLPALVGDTHADAALGELADCGLVSPVGSRYRLAAGVQVQLEAAGYADGAQDDARTAVQHYAWWAGHPSVTPERVSAEADAVLAALGVLVPATTPPPEGEESPTVQLARTAAPAFAAGLHWNAWERALRAGAEAARLAGDVSEQAYFHHELGILALCGDQLDRARTELETSIGLRGALADKRGTVAGRRALALVSDRSGTAPGLAAFGATAGEEVPDARYEESQSPPGGVPTPFPPVGDTGTLVTHRASAPSAPMASHKGRGGIRNFARRNLVAAGAGALLVAVLGTVVTLGATSDNDPNAPANQVGVNPSASQGPGDDSLGADKVESDDDKGDTGTATSRPTDPGPDGTLGTADDPTPTDDPTDPSDDPTGTQGSGGGSTHSPTKPPSSPTKPPSSPTKPPSHTPTDDPTTEDPTDEPTEEPTETPTSPTETPTSSTSASGPASSSPAETTSAGAPASTRVDPPSTGPDALI; via the coding sequence ATGGACCCGAACACCCGGGGACCCGAGGAGTACGGCCATGACGCCGACGGCCAGTCGTCGCGTCCGCGCCCGCCCAGGGACCCCCTCACGCCCGACTTCGGCCAGCACTCGCCCGCACTCGCCCGCACGGTGCAACTGGTCTCCGGTGACTACCTGCTCACCGTCAACCCCGTCGACGGCAGCGAGATCGAGATCTGCCCGCCGGCGGAGCGTCCCGGGCGGCCCGAGAAGCTGACCCCGGCCGAACGCGCCGAGGCGGACCGAGCCGCAAAGCCGCCGGTCCCACCCGGTCCGACCCGTCCCGCCGAACCGCTCCTGGCCCGCCAGGACGAGCGCGAACAGCTGGTACGGATGCTGGCCCGCGGCCGCTCCGTACGCCTGGTCGGCGCCCGTGGCGCGGGCCGCACCAGCCTGCTCGACCTCGTCGCCGAGGACTGCGTGGACCTCGCCCCCGACGGCGTCGTCCGCCTCACCGGCTTCCACCGCGCGCCCGCCGATCTGCTGTACGACCTCTTCTACTCCGTGTACGGCGCCCCCCTGTACCGCCCCGAGCGGGACGAACTGCTCTCGTGCGTGCGTGAGATCGGCGCGGTCGTCGTCCTGGACGACATCGAGTTCGGCGGCGCCGCGCTCGAGGAGCTGCTCGACGCGACCCCCGAGTGCGCCTTCCTGCTGTCCGCCACGCCCCAGGTGCCCGCGCCGTCCGCCGACTCCGGCATCGAGGAGGTCGCCCTCGAAGGGCTCGACCGTGCCGCGAGCGTCGACCTCCTGGAGCGCGGCATCGGCCGGGTCCTCACCGAGGACGAGGCGAACTGGGCCGGCGACCTGTGGTTCGAGTCCGAGGGCCTGCCGCTGAGGTTCGTCCAGGCCGGGGCGCTGCTGCGGCAGCGCGACCGGCTGCGGGCCGGCGCGGACGCCGTCGACGAGTACGGCGTCTTCGAGGACGCCCCGCCGTCCGACGCGCCCTTCGACACCCCGGTCGAGGCCGAGGGCGGCGAGGAGACACCGCTGCCGTCGCTCGGAGAGGCCGCGGGACCGGCACAGCTGCTCGCCTCGCGGCTCAGCACCTCCGCCCGGACCACCCTCAGGTTCGCCGTCGCGCTCGGCGGCGAGGTGCCGCACCAGGCGCATCTGCCCGCGCTCGTCGGAGACACCCACGCGGACGCCGCGCTGGGCGAGCTGGCCGACTGCGGGCTGGTCTCGCCCGTCGGCTCCCGCTACCGGCTCGCCGCCGGGGTGCAGGTCCAGCTGGAGGCCGCCGGGTACGCCGACGGCGCCCAGGACGACGCCCGCACCGCCGTGCAGCACTACGCCTGGTGGGCCGGGCACCCCTCGGTCACGCCGGAGCGGGTCTCCGCCGAGGCCGACGCCGTGCTCGCCGCGCTGGGCGTGCTCGTGCCGGCGACGACACCGCCACCCGAGGGCGAGGAGAGCCCGACCGTGCAGCTGGCCCGCACGGCGGCGCCCGCGTTCGCGGCGGGACTGCACTGGAACGCCTGGGAACGGGCCCTGCGCGCCGGCGCCGAGGCCGCCCGCCTCGCCGGCGATGTGTCCGAACAGGCCTACTTCCACCACGAGTTGGGCATCCTCGCGCTCTGCGGCGACCAGCTGGACCGGGCCCGCACCGAGCTGGAGACCTCCATCGGCCTGCGCGGCGCCCTCGCCGACAAGCGCGGGACCGTCGCCGGGCGCCGTGCCCTCGCGCTGGTCTCGGACCGCTCCGGTACGGCACCGGGACTGGCCGCGTTCGGCGCGACCGCGGGCGAGGAGGTGCCGGACGCGCGCTACGAGGAGTCGCAGTCGCCTCCCGGCGGAGTGCCGACCCCGTTCCCGCCCGTCGGCGACACCGGGACGCTGGTCACCCACCGGGCGTCCGCGCCGTCCGCCCCGATGGCCTCGCACAAGGGTCGTGGCGGCATCCGGAACTTCGCGCGCCGCAACCTCGTCGCGGCAGGCGCGGGCGCGCTGCTCGTGGCGGTGCTCGGCACGGTCGTGACGCTCGGCGCCACGTCCGACAACGACCCCAACGCCCCGGCCAACCAGGTCGGCGTCAACCCGTCCGCCAGCCAGGGCCCCGGTGACGACAGTCTGGGCGCGGACAAGGTGGAGAGCGACGACGACAAGGGCGACACCGGTACGGCCACCAGCCGGCCCACGGATCCGGGTCCCGACGGCACCCTCGGCACGGCGGACGACCCGACCCCGACGGACGATCCGACGGACCCGTCGGACGACCCGACCGGGACGCAGGGTTCGGGCGGCGGCTCCACGCACTCGCCGACGAAGCCGCCGTCGTCCCCGACGAAGCCGCCGTCCTCGCCGACCAAGCCGCCCAGCCATACGCCGACGGACGACCCGACGACCGAGGACCCCACGGACGAGCCGACGGAGGAACCGACGGAGACCCCGACCTCTCCGACGGAGACCCCGACCTCCTCGACCTCGGCCAGCGGCCCGGCCTCCTCCAGCCCGGCGGAGACCACCTCGGCGGGCGCCCCGGCGTCCACGCGAGTCGACCCCCCGAGCACGGGCCCGGACGCACTGATCTGA
- a CDS encoding ABC transporter ATP-binding protein produces MTIISTAGLARTFRTKLGPVEAVRGIDLTVRESEILGFLGPNGAGKTTTLRMLTTLLAPTGGAATVAGHDLATDPAGVRRVCGYVAQSGGVDTQITVREELITQGRLYRLTKAQAAGRAEELAHDLDLTELLDRRTGTLSGGRRRRLDIALALTHRPKVLFLDEPTTGLDPGGRADLWDLIRRLRDEHRTTVFLTTHYLDEADALSDRLVVVDKGVVVAEGTPSALKLRHGGSIDASLQDTFLAITGRSATPADAAPVAV; encoded by the coding sequence ATGACCATCATCAGTACGGCCGGACTGGCCCGTACCTTCCGGACGAAACTCGGCCCGGTGGAGGCCGTCCGCGGTATCGACCTGACCGTGCGCGAGAGCGAGATCCTCGGCTTCCTGGGCCCGAACGGCGCGGGCAAGACGACGACCCTGCGCATGCTCACGACCCTGCTGGCGCCCACCGGCGGCGCGGCCACCGTCGCCGGCCACGACCTCGCGACCGACCCCGCGGGGGTGCGCCGGGTCTGCGGGTACGTGGCCCAGTCGGGCGGGGTGGACACGCAGATCACCGTGCGGGAGGAGCTGATCACCCAGGGCCGCCTCTACCGCCTGACCAAGGCGCAGGCCGCCGGGCGGGCCGAGGAGTTGGCCCACGACCTGGATCTGACCGAGCTCCTGGACCGCAGGACCGGCACGCTCTCCGGCGGCCGGCGGCGCCGCCTCGACATCGCGCTGGCGCTCACGCACCGCCCGAAGGTGCTGTTCCTCGACGAGCCGACGACGGGTCTGGACCCCGGCGGCCGGGCCGACCTGTGGGACCTGATCCGGCGTCTGCGCGACGAGCACCGCACCACGGTGTTCCTGACCACCCACTACCTCGACGAGGCCGACGCCCTCTCCGACCGGCTCGTCGTCGTCGACAAGGGCGTGGTCGTCGCCGAGGGCACACCGAGCGCGCTGAAGCTGCGCCACGGCGGCTCGATCGACGCCTCGCTCCAGGACACCTTCCTCGCCATCACCGGCCGTAGCGCCACCCCGGCCGACGCCGCCCCCGTAGCCGTATAG
- a CDS encoding LLM class flavin-dependent oxidoreductase has translation MRVGSFVLAARFPGQGDGEALHRAVRSAEVAEEAGLDSVWLAEHHFVPYGTCPSAITLAAMLLGRTSRLRVGTAVSVLPTAHPVALGEQAALLHIASGGRFSLGVGRGGPWVDLEVFGQGLKAYEKGFPESLDLLMRWLREPSVAAAGERFGFREVAVVPRPSECLTDVEGPEVVVACTSPRSVRLAAERGLPMLLGMHVGDEEKAEMVALWREHARAAGRPVDEIRGAAHVSAGVCQIADRRTDAVETLTKAMPGWLRQGLDAHVTVDGRRRSMRDPLAYTELLCGLHPVGTPRLCADRLAATSERTGISRFALLVEGSGDLAATEENVRRLGTEVLPHLG, from the coding sequence ATGCGCGTAGGAAGTTTCGTACTCGCGGCCCGGTTCCCGGGCCAGGGTGATGGGGAGGCGCTGCACCGCGCGGTCCGCTCCGCCGAGGTCGCCGAGGAGGCGGGGCTCGACTCGGTCTGGCTGGCCGAGCACCACTTCGTGCCGTACGGCACCTGTCCGTCCGCGATCACCCTGGCCGCCATGCTGCTCGGCCGCACCAGCCGGCTGCGTGTCGGCACCGCGGTGAGCGTACTGCCCACCGCCCACCCGGTGGCCCTCGGCGAGCAGGCGGCACTGCTGCACATCGCCTCCGGCGGGCGGTTCTCGCTGGGCGTGGGGCGCGGCGGGCCCTGGGTCGACCTGGAGGTGTTCGGGCAGGGCCTCAAGGCGTACGAGAAAGGGTTCCCGGAGTCGCTCGATCTGTTGATGCGCTGGCTGCGCGAGCCCTCGGTCGCGGCCGCCGGCGAGCGGTTCGGCTTCCGCGAGGTCGCCGTCGTACCGCGTCCCTCGGAGTGCCTCACGGACGTCGAGGGCCCCGAGGTCGTCGTCGCGTGCACCTCGCCGCGCAGTGTGCGGCTCGCGGCCGAGCGCGGGCTGCCGATGCTGCTCGGGATGCACGTGGGCGACGAGGAGAAGGCCGAGATGGTCGCACTGTGGCGGGAGCACGCCCGCGCGGCCGGGCGGCCGGTGGACGAGATCCGTGGCGCGGCCCATGTGTCGGCCGGCGTCTGCCAGATCGCGGACCGGCGCACGGACGCGGTGGAGACCCTCACGAAGGCGATGCCCGGCTGGCTGCGCCAGGGCCTGGACGCCCATGTGACGGTCGACGGCCGCAGGCGCTCGATGCGCGACCCGCTGGCGTACACCGAACTCCTCTGCGGGCTGCACCCGGTGGGCACGCCGCGCCTGTGCGCCGACCGCCTGGCGGCGACCAGTGAGCGGACCGGGATCTCCCGCTTCGCCCTGCTGGTCGAGGGCTCCGGCGACCTGGCGGCGACCGAGGAGAACGTACGACGGCTGGGCACCGAAGTGCTGCCGCACCTCGGCTGA
- a CDS encoding cob(I)yrinic acid a,c-diamide adenosyltransferase — MVNLTRIYTRTGDQGTTALGDMSRVAKTDLRISAYADANEANAVIGTAIALGGLDEEIVKVLTRVQNDLFDVGADLSTPVVENPEFPPLRVEQFYIDKLEADCDRFNEELEKLRSFILPGGTAGAALLHQACTVVRRAERSTWSALEAHGETMNPLTATYLNRLSDLLFILARTANKSEGDILWVPGGER; from the coding sequence ATGGTCAATCTGACACGCATCTACACCAGGACCGGCGACCAGGGCACCACCGCCCTCGGCGACATGAGCCGCGTCGCCAAGACCGACCTGCGGATCTCGGCGTACGCCGACGCCAACGAGGCGAACGCGGTGATCGGCACGGCGATCGCGCTGGGCGGCTTGGACGAGGAGATCGTCAAGGTCCTCACCCGCGTCCAGAACGACCTGTTCGACGTGGGTGCGGACCTGTCGACGCCGGTGGTGGAGAACCCGGAGTTCCCGCCGCTGCGCGTCGAGCAGTTCTACATCGACAAGCTGGAGGCGGACTGCGACCGCTTCAACGAGGAGCTGGAGAAGCTGCGCTCCTTCATCCTCCCCGGCGGTACCGCGGGCGCGGCCCTGCTGCACCAGGCCTGCACGGTCGTCCGCCGCGCGGAGCGCTCGACCTGGTCGGCCCTGGAGGCCCACGGCGAAACCATGAACCCCCTGACCGCGACCTACCTCAACCGCCTGTCCGACCTCCTGTTCATCCTGGCGAGGACGGCCAACAAGTCCGAGGGCGACATCCTGTGGGTCCCGGGCGGAGAACGCTGA
- a CDS encoding TetR/AcrR family transcriptional regulator produces the protein MAEGLRERKKRETRQRISDIATGLFLEHGFVTVTIAEVAEAADVSVNTVYNYFPAKEDLFFDRSAGVVEQLSRWVRGRAKGESAAGAVLRELRADVESVSPRVGLIEGYDRFMRCIQEAPPLRSRLWSMQQEIHDHLEATLREEAGADAADPLPGLIAGQIAWIHQAVFVHIGREMVAGRNPGKVSREALVLLDDIEELLSPNVLNYAVRAVE, from the coding sequence ATGGCGGAAGGGCTCAGGGAGCGGAAGAAGCGCGAGACGAGACAGCGGATCTCGGACATCGCCACCGGGCTGTTCCTGGAGCACGGCTTCGTGACCGTGACCATCGCGGAGGTGGCGGAGGCCGCCGACGTCTCCGTGAACACCGTCTACAACTACTTCCCGGCGAAGGAGGACCTCTTCTTCGACCGCTCCGCCGGCGTCGTCGAGCAGCTCTCCCGCTGGGTGCGCGGCCGGGCGAAGGGGGAGTCGGCAGCCGGGGCGGTGCTGCGCGAACTGCGCGCCGACGTCGAGTCGGTCTCGCCCAGGGTCGGCCTGATCGAGGGCTACGACCGCTTCATGCGCTGCATCCAGGAGGCGCCGCCGCTGCGCTCCCGGCTGTGGAGCATGCAGCAGGAGATCCACGACCACCTGGAGGCGACCCTGCGCGAGGAGGCCGGCGCGGACGCCGCCGACCCGCTGCCGGGGCTGATCGCCGGTCAGATCGCCTGGATCCACCAGGCCGTGTTCGTCCACATCGGACGGGAGATGGTGGCCGGGCGCAATCCGGGCAAAGTGTCACGAGAGGCGCTCGTGCTTCTCGACGACATCGAGGAGCTGTTGAGCCCGAACGTGCTCAACTACGCCGTCCGAGCCGTGGAATGA
- a CDS encoding SCO5389 family protein → MSLDVSPALLEQAERGEVDEAAFVDCVRTSLPYAWEMISSLVAQLKVDGGSFADNQTPPPDEQARGQLLRALASDAIRGALQRHFGVRLAFQNCHRVAVFPLDSSVDETLSRFTSVRSQVLNQSPEFRDC, encoded by the coding sequence ATGTCGCTCGACGTCTCACCGGCCCTACTCGAACAGGCCGAGCGAGGCGAGGTCGACGAAGCCGCCTTCGTCGACTGCGTCCGGACCTCCCTGCCCTATGCATGGGAGATGATCAGCTCCCTGGTGGCCCAGCTGAAGGTCGACGGTGGCTCGTTCGCCGACAACCAGACGCCCCCGCCGGACGAGCAGGCACGTGGCCAGCTGCTGCGTGCGCTTGCGAGTGACGCGATACGCGGCGCGCTGCAGCGGCACTTCGGGGTGCGACTGGCATTCCAGAACTGCCACCGGGTGGCGGTGTTCCCGCTTGACTCCTCGGTCGACGAGACGCTGTCCCGCTTCACCTCGGTGCGCAGCCAGGTGCTGAACCAGTCCCCGGAGTTCAGGGACTGCTGA
- a CDS encoding 3-hydroxyacyl-CoA dehydrogenase family protein: protein MARKLAVIGAGLMGSGIAQVSAQAGWDVVLRDVTDEALTRGTDGIKASYDKFVGKGKLEAHDADAALARITATTDLDAVADADVVVEAVFEKLEVKHEIFRALDKIVREDAVLASNTSAIPITKIAAATAHPERVVGVHFFSPVPMMQLVELVRGYKTSDETLATAREFAESVGKTCIVVNRDVAGFVTTRLISALVVEATKLYESGVATAEDIDLACKLGFGHAMGPLATADLTGVDILLHATGNIYTESQDEKFAPPELMRRMVDAGDIGRKSGQGFYSY from the coding sequence GTGGCACGCAAGCTCGCCGTCATCGGGGCCGGTCTCATGGGTTCCGGTATCGCCCAGGTCTCTGCTCAGGCGGGTTGGGACGTGGTCCTGCGCGACGTCACCGACGAGGCCCTCACGCGCGGCACCGACGGCATCAAGGCGTCGTACGACAAGTTCGTCGGCAAGGGCAAGCTAGAGGCGCACGACGCCGACGCGGCCCTCGCCCGCATCACCGCCACCACCGACCTGGACGCGGTCGCCGACGCGGACGTCGTCGTCGAGGCCGTCTTCGAGAAGCTCGAGGTCAAGCACGAGATCTTCCGTGCGCTCGACAAGATCGTGCGCGAGGACGCCGTGCTCGCCTCCAACACCTCCGCCATCCCGATCACCAAGATCGCGGCGGCCACCGCGCACCCCGAGCGGGTCGTCGGTGTGCACTTCTTCTCGCCGGTGCCGATGATGCAGCTCGTCGAACTGGTCCGCGGCTACAAGACGAGCGACGAAACCCTCGCCACCGCGCGCGAGTTCGCCGAGTCCGTCGGCAAGACCTGCATCGTGGTGAACCGCGACGTCGCCGGCTTCGTCACCACCCGGCTGATCTCGGCGCTCGTCGTCGAGGCCACCAAGCTCTACGAGTCGGGTGTCGCCACCGCCGAGGACATCGACCTCGCCTGCAAGCTGGGCTTCGGTCACGCCATGGGCCCGCTCGCCACGGCCGACCTCACCGGCGTCGACATCCTGCTGCACGCCACCGGCAACATCTACACCGAGTCCCAGGACGAGAAGTTCGCACCGCCGGAGCTGATGCGCCGGATGGTGGACGCGGGTGACATCGGCCGCAAGAGCGGGCAAGGCTTTTACAGCTACTGA